The following DNA comes from Fervidibacillus albus.
TTAGGGAGCGACTGAAAAAGAAGGGGATTTCCACCTTTTCCGACTTAAGCCCGGGCCATTTACGTTTAATCGCTTCCGATTTGACCAATGGCCGATTAATCGTACTTCCTGACGATCTTCGAAAATATCAAATTTCCCCTGGATCCTTTTCCGTGGCTACGGCAGTACGAATGAGTTGTAGTTTGCCGTTTTTTTTCGAGCCTGTCCGATTAAAAACGAAAGGCGGAAAGGCTGTGATCGTCGACGGCGGAGTGTTGAGTAATTTTCCGATGTGGCTATTTGATGCGAATCATATGAAACTGTTGCGACCGGTCATAGGAATCAAACTAAGTGCGAATGGAAAAGACCGACAACCACGGAAAATCGATAACGCTCTAAAACTGTTCGAAGCTTTGTTCTTAACGATGAAAGATGCCCATGATGCCAGGTATATTTCAGGAATTAGCAAAAAAAATATTATTTTTATCCCGACCGAAGGCATTATGGCAAGTGAATTTTCATTGACGGAAGAAAAAAAAGAAGCCCTCCTTCAATTAGGAAGGGAACAGGCGGAGAAATTTTTAAAACGATGGAGTTACTAAGTAAGGAAAAGGTGGAAGTTTTTAGTGGAGGGCGCGGCTCTTCCTTTTTCCTTTTTTTCCTTCGATTACCGTTAAATGTTTTGGATGTTTGCGCAGTGCTTGTTTGGAACGGGGGCCCTTTTTTTTGCTCGTCAATTTTTTTTTCAATCTTTTTTTCGAGTATTTCGCAGCCTTCGCAAAAGCTCGATCTTCTTCGGTTCGAACGATGTTGGAAGGGGAGAAAAATTTAAAGACGAGCAAAAGGATAGCGATTACAATCATTGTCCCAACGAAATATCGAACGAGTGCACCGGGATTTGTCATTAAAAGTGTTCCAAATCCGAGGAGCGCAAAAAGAAACAAAATATACACAAAGACCGGCGTTTTTCTTTTCATACCGTCCACCTCCTAATAGCATCATTGGCAAAAATATGTTCTTTTAAACTTCTTTATAAATGAAACCGTTCACTTGGATGAAACGATGGCAAGAAACGTATGAAAACTATAGATAACCGAAAAATCGTTAAATATCTTTCTAATTCTATTTTACAAAAGATAAGGAAAAATCTCTATCGGTTTTGGCATGTGAGAAAAAATTTTATACGATAGGTCATACTATTATTGGAGGTGTTTGTTTTGCGTGATCGAAAATTGGAACAAAATAAGCGGGAAAAACCGATTTCAGTTATCAAAAGTTCGGCAATTACTGGCTTTTTTGGTGGATTATTTTGGGGGACGTTTGGTTTAATTGCCTACTTTTTCCATTTTACAGAAATCCGCCCGAATGTCGTCTTGGAACCGTGGGTAATGGCTGATTGGAAAGTTGGCTGGCAAGGAACGGTTCTTTCCTTAATTTTTTTAGGAATATTCGGTATGATTGCCGCCTATATTTATTATTTTACATTAAGACGATTCGAAAGTTTTTGGATCGGGATTTTTTATGGTATCGCCCTCTTTCTCCTCGTGTTTTTCGTGTTCAATCCTTTGTTTCCGAATTTAAATCCAATCACCGAGTTAAAGGGGAATACGATTGTTACGACTGTTTGCCTTTACGTACTGTTCGGCGTATTTATTGGATACTCGATTTCCTATGACTATTATGAAATGGTGCGACAAGAACAAAAGGATCGTGAAATCGTGGAAGAAAAGGGACTGGATTAAGTAGGCGATTTTTTGTACTTTATGATAAAATATGTGTAACAATTTCTTCGGTAACTTACCGTAGACGACCGTTTCCTCTTTTCGTGCCGTTTTTGTACGGATCGAAGGAAAGGAATTATCGATATAAGGAGAGGACAATCATGAAAAAATTAGAAAAACTGAGGAACGAATTTTCCCTTTTCGGAATTGAGGCGCTATTGATAACGAATCCGTATAATCGTCGTTATATGACGAATTTTACCGGAAGTGCTGGTGTTGCTTTGATTACAGAGAAAGAAGCTTACTTTATCACAGATTTTCGTTATGTCGAACAGGCGAAAAAACAAGCGGCCGGCTATGAAATCGTTCAACATCGCGGATCGATCGCTGAAGAAATCGACCGAATTTGTAAAGAGAAAAAACTGACGAAAATCGGTTTTGAAGAACAACATTTAACCGTAGCCGTTTATAAAGGGTACGAACAACAAATTTCCGCCTCCCTCGTTCCCGTATCCAATATTGTTGAAAAAATCCGCTTGATAAAAACCGAAGATGAGATTAAGATATTAAAGGTGGCTGCGGATATAGCAGATGCGGCATTTAAGCATATATTGGATTTTATCCGTCCTGGAAAAACGGAATTGGAAGTATCCAACGAACTCGAATTTTTCATGCGAAAAATCGGTGCTACTTCTTCATCCTTTGATACGATTGTCGCATCCGGTTTTCGTTCTGCCCTTCCCCACGGTGTGGCGACCGATAAACCGATTGAAAAGGGCGATATCGTTACTTTAGATTACGGTGCCCTTTATAATGGATACGTATCCGATATTACTCGAACGATCGCTGTTGGGGAACCGAAAGATGAATTGAAAAAAATTTACGAAATCGTCCTCGAAGCGCAGTTGAGAGGTGTCGAACAAATCAGACCTGGCATGACGGGGAAAGAAGCCGATGCCATTACGAGGGATTACATTACCGAAAAAGGATTCGGTGAATATTTCGGCCATTCGACTGGTCACGGCATCGGTTTAGAAGTTCACGAAGGTCCCGCCCTATCACTTAAATCTGAAACGATTCTCGAACCGGGTATGGTCGTTACCGTCGAACCGGGAATTTATGTTCCAAATC
Coding sequences within:
- a CDS encoding patatin-like phospholipase family protein, whose translation is MYVDGVFSGGGVKGFAFIGACQILEEKGIRFKRVAGTSAGAILAAFLAAGYTSREIFEEMNTLDLNNMLDESRFRSPISILKWIPIYWRLGLYKGDALERWIRERLKKKGISTFSDLSPGHLRLIASDLTNGRLIVLPDDLRKYQISPGSFSVATAVRMSCSLPFFFEPVRLKTKGGKAVIVDGGVLSNFPMWLFDANHMKLLRPVIGIKLSANGKDRQPRKIDNALKLFEALFLTMKDAHDARYISGISKKNIIFIPTEGIMASEFSLTEEKKEALLQLGREQAEKFLKRWSY
- a CDS encoding SA1362 family protein, translating into MKRKTPVFVYILFLFALLGFGTLLMTNPGALVRYFVGTMIVIAILLLVFKFFSPSNIVRTEEDRAFAKAAKYSKKRLKKKLTSKKKGPRSKQALRKHPKHLTVIEGKKGKRKSRALH
- a CDS encoding YqhR family membrane protein, coding for MRDRKLEQNKREKPISVIKSSAITGFFGGLFWGTFGLIAYFFHFTEIRPNVVLEPWVMADWKVGWQGTVLSLIFLGIFGMIAAYIYYFTLRRFESFWIGIFYGIALFLLVFFVFNPLFPNLNPITELKGNTIVTTVCLYVLFGVFIGYSISYDYYEMVRQEQKDREIVEEKGLD
- a CDS encoding M24 family metallopeptidase; translated protein: MKKLEKLRNEFSLFGIEALLITNPYNRRYMTNFTGSAGVALITEKEAYFITDFRYVEQAKKQAAGYEIVQHRGSIAEEIDRICKEKKLTKIGFEEQHLTVAVYKGYEQQISASLVPVSNIVEKIRLIKTEDEIKILKVAADIADAAFKHILDFIRPGKTELEVSNELEFFMRKIGATSSSFDTIVASGFRSALPHGVATDKPIEKGDIVTLDYGALYNGYVSDITRTIAVGEPKDELKKIYEIVLEAQLRGVEQIRPGMTGKEADAITRDYITEKGFGEYFGHSTGHGIGLEVHEGPALSLKSETILEPGMVVTVEPGIYVPNLGGVRIEDDLFITENGNERLTHSAKELIIL